One Fusobacterium ulcerans DNA segment encodes these proteins:
- a CDS encoding autotransporter-associated N-terminal domain-containing protein, with translation MRKNDIEKSLKRFLKRRVSYSFSLLIAFMITGGIALGAGITAEEIHETKGDLLIKIQEEREAIKQKLLENQSKMKTLNLDSRILLKEADFYSKPTAPAYGFSMIGGFKKADSVSKDWKGSVRGDTSMDKLRKRFNEVHGNSSVAGEKGTLLGAAQYTHNNKTSGYASSGWINMNGNYHSNTNVYDAEAKLFILPVVKAPVVIEPTVPNVAFTVPTAPTVIPVTSPAIASITVGAVNVTAPTVVTPTVSLPTTPTAPGDIRVTVNEPNINVNIGAINVAGPGVLNIPTLSTPVLNISVPINLPPRVEDPNPVVTTPDSPAAPNFEVYVRKRGNWLYGVSANGTTSGFNNFDRRIKRWVGINNTNTSINDAPFFNISNTIYGNGSTSEIVATTAPDGTVTNEYRNIATNVGIGSAVPTNAWFSPGTVSVSPYGFPVINANQYYSYVDNGSLGVPAAGDTNNLYLNKFQQIWIFQGAPALVRDMNITVGGEKSKHGTAIFAQTTGVRMQNVNINLKGKTIIADVESQYDYIVNFNNVNIDIAGNYNTILALGSVTPNQHRYTSSIDCRPDTLEWGVYRGDKSSNNTGINLGVTNIKAETSNNAIFYLLPASVHRWTGSDSVVSTPPSLPAATYHTNPGRYQMYYPSPGNIKFQNAGTVEFVGSGNAGAWLASYVPDRTKLSGVTGASGSQIVDLGTINLSGDNNVGYYFTDNKTNPAGNAVFQGKVVVKANLGITLDGTSGGTTQKGTGNDGSNSNVKSDKNVALYIASGQRTDMNTLKNGFAQYFPATLSFTIDNVNAYGDKIVGLKNGDDIGAFQLGTNASINDPIKNFDLSEFQVTFGKYSKDSIGLVAKNGSVIELNPSGIITDNAVSGAESNIMVYAEGVWFNPRKVFSGGTYDKEAYGRGESVTGQKYISDFNTEVKVGKNITMNSIKSTALFAKSGAKITGKDIIMDGYSSKGAFVHGVYNYTAGSIVDSNGASANIQPDTTIIIDNITAKANGALPADQNNNIGAAAISGEGASKGLGNTSVIVNGKIDVAGLGAFARGDKATVTISGSGSNIISGDNGALVAKEGGKINFGGGTIEHEVENKLAFFSEKIGSQVSNINFTNNTILNIKKGVAFYGDSNDYSAAGKIGTETGRYTGMGNLIVNLAGHGVNLGVFRNIDVTWDGSATYVNGLKTIPKVAAINTGAYWYKSSLDGGKISIQTNVNRDNISTGVTSGDGFNDIIMERKEVTLKSGYNITSANGNSLLLGSNSTAALNTESGYTIEGIVDISNTPGSSTTAAYTSFGYINVDSLGKLKVSEGIGAYGVNGSKVINNGIIKVANSSSTNSGIGIAVLATNASGTPDTYGKNAGKAGLWGEVINKGTIGITGTHGIGIYMENNHNSAAKSQMTMHNEAPITLGDDGKGIVIRSTNTTGAGGTLTLKDSGSGRDIKVGKNGVGIYAQGSDVKMNGNYGIEIQEGGVALQSEGNTIISHTNAADKLTVDYAGTSGAGNTAIGIAFKGTTGNTFNNNMNMEVLNTSGAETIVGIYGTGAGTLTNSGDITAKSTGSYGIISEGVNVVNTGVVTVGDSLAPVSGAIGIYAKDASVDTVGKDIVIEGNGDSSTSVHPIGIYAKSSIAGNREIKVTNGSAPMSVAGKAGIGIYVEDTIGTALRLNNSSNITLGDSLSTADRRFGIFMTNTKNTLNETSGIVNVGKNNIGIYSKDSILKNSGTINVVHNEAGTENIGVHNVTDNGNFTFSNSGTINVNGVSNIGISAKTTGAHQGMIELNGGTIVVTAASLADGNIPLGIYASGNNITVSSIAPSNITAAPNAVGIYMDGDNTSKTSGLMNLSLSSDTGGKMGIGAYYKGGAFADTGTMKLSSTSTALSGSDPVRPIGLYYGTGSAQNKTDIEIVSGSDEIIGMYGSTLAPFTNSGNITLNAKGIGAYFIDTDVANSGNVTVNIADGYGMYFKGGDSSSTGTITSTGNNSVGVIVTKAGSSFTNSTGGIINSGGSSSIGVYAENGATFTNAGTLNSTLAGGSIGAFAKGSTIENTGTIGSHYLGLYGKDASTINYTSGTLTVNSGVGILADGGSSVVNLNGGTITGTANNTTSVVGKNTGIVNLNGANISQTGSGTVGIVLDSGSSTLTSGNISVGTGGTGVYAENSSVNLAGYSGTIAMGNQGIAMYSKDSALSSGTLNVNYTNTAKGVGIYYAGTNPVTNNITVNHTGDNLVSIFADGIFLTNTAAQTINTDGIGIYGDNGAAVSNQGTLALSGDDTIGIYLDGASSTVTNMGTITGTPSIVGNKIGVYVNSGDITGNTAYNFDIDGGIGIYLKNNAVSYTGTMSVTGDSTVANRTIGIYVDPSITGTLGAKINVTGEDALGIYLAENLGVAANITYNGELNITSSSTANKGIGALLEQGSTFTLGAGGKVDIGGTNNMGFYVKNGANLNVSGGTVTNTAAGIFAYLDNGNLHFTSGTPVNINFANVIVSGALGNILNDTAITVGTSGLQGDSGATITNSNLGTINGNVINAKAMVGTGVGTTLTNAGTINLTGNTSIGMYTENFAVGTSTGHVSVGDKSAAYYVGTDGTMNISGTASVGEDSTLLFGAGGTINYTGADIVMSNKSIALTLSDSASLVDFNNREVTTGTEGTGIFLTGTGDISKVTNLDKLNVSNKSTGIFMDNNVALNTGIKIDLTGTEAIGVFTTNNGNINYSGNIDSSTVKNKGIINTGTGTTVNSGTMKLMGDSSIGMYSENGTMINNSSIEVGNGAYTGLILNSAVAMYGKNVTSVSNTGNIEIGKDAVGIFGENTVVTNSNFIQSTGAKSTGIYGLQGSASNAGNIGLGDSSNGIFVKNGTMITNTGNITVGNTNSAGIYGAGTTSVDHNSGTITAGKESVGIATENGNITVANGAVINVGTDSSYIYSASGTGTNNTNLSLSDHSIGMYTKSGTMINNANITVGKSTVVSGLPPKISVGMAAESGIVENSSLGYIYVPNDHGVGMVANDGGHGINRGNIKVDGKLAYGMQATKYSTLENYGLITVDGANSRGMAATDNSIVRNHTTGTITVNGADSEGIYADYKATVENYGTINVNGAGRTGIYLGTDGVLLNKGTINISGGEGVVEGSGSLTNVGDITINGPTASIDGVTITNTGTITVNGALDFGTITLGSTAGHIGTINAESFNKGQFIVLPNVTQGSNHDMYTVQYLNGITNVPNHGSITAISHSVSFIADVQKDDTDPNLIRIVMVKIPYKKLLSGTEAIEFGKGLDEIYAGAANKELEMFDALDMISDKDELGATFDNELRGNVYANIQTRMLDINEVFTTSYENLKNNRLYSRETLKIGAIMTGGETKSKRAGVEDYESKSLGTMILKEYDHMKYGRISNWSVGFTQTKFDFDPGSKETVYSLNAGVGFEDYIKDSKNLKYYTRGEISVNHHETDRKIHLSSGTYENTGKFWSGTVEWKNKLRYDIPLDSEKINLGVFGTFNLGYGKFEDFKESGDGIELDIESRDMYIVRPGVGADIAFNKYAQSGKYSLIGKATAEYELGKVYDGANKAKIKNTDAGYYDLEKPKKVKDIIKIGAELKYETREGHSIGFEVTRQEGSIDATRYGVNLMYRF, from the coding sequence ATGAGAAAAAATGATATTGAAAAATCTCTAAAGAGATTTTTGAAGAGAAGAGTCAGTTATTCTTTTTCACTTTTAATAGCTTTTATGATAACAGGTGGAATAGCCTTGGGAGCAGGAATAACAGCAGAAGAGATTCATGAAACAAAAGGGGATTTATTAATTAAGATTCAAGAAGAAAGAGAAGCTATAAAGCAGAAATTATTAGAAAATCAAAGTAAGATGAAAACACTAAATTTGGATTCAAGAATCCTTTTGAAAGAAGCTGATTTTTATTCTAAACCCACAGCACCAGCATATGGATTTTCAATGATAGGAGGCTTTAAAAAAGCTGACAGTGTAAGTAAAGACTGGAAAGGAAGTGTAAGAGGAGACACTTCTATGGATAAATTAAGAAAAAGATTTAATGAGGTGCATGGAAATTCCTCAGTAGCAGGAGAAAAAGGAACACTTTTAGGAGCAGCCCAATATACACATAACAATAAAACAAGTGGATATGCTTCAAGCGGTTGGATAAATATGAATGGAAATTATCATTCAAATACAAATGTATATGATGCAGAGGCAAAGTTATTCATTCTGCCAGTGGTGAAAGCACCAGTAGTAATAGAACCAACAGTTCCAAATGTAGCGTTTACAGTGCCAACAGCTCCAACAGTGATACCAGTGACATCACCAGCAATAGCTTCAATAACAGTAGGAGCAGTAAATGTAACAGCTCCAACAGTTGTAACTCCAACTGTGTCACTGCCAACAACACCAACAGCACCAGGAGATATAAGAGTAACAGTAAATGAACCAAATATAAATGTAAATATAGGGGCAATAAATGTAGCTGGACCAGGAGTACTAAACATACCAACTTTATCAACTCCTGTTTTAAATATATCAGTACCAATAAATCTTCCTCCTAGAGTAGAAGATCCTAATCCAGTGGTTACTACACCAGATTCTCCAGCAGCACCAAATTTTGAAGTATATGTAAGAAAAAGAGGAAATTGGCTGTATGGAGTTAGTGCTAATGGAACTACATCAGGGTTTAACAATTTTGATAGAAGAATAAAAAGATGGGTAGGAATAAATAATACAAATACAAGTATAAATGATGCACCATTTTTTAATATAAGCAATACAATTTATGGAAATGGAAGTACAAGTGAGATTGTAGCTACAACTGCTCCAGATGGAACTGTGACTAATGAATATAGAAATATTGCTACAAATGTTGGTATAGGAAGTGCTGTTCCTACAAATGCTTGGTTTTCTCCAGGAACAGTTTCTGTAAGCCCATATGGATTTCCAGTTATTAATGCTAATCAATATTACTCATATGTTGATAATGGTTCTTTAGGTGTGCCAGCAGCAGGAGATACAAATAATCTTTATTTAAATAAATTTCAACAAATTTGGATATTTCAAGGAGCTCCAGCTTTAGTCAGAGATATGAACATAACTGTAGGAGGAGAAAAATCTAAACATGGAACAGCAATTTTTGCACAAACAACAGGTGTAAGAATGCAAAATGTAAATATTAATTTAAAAGGAAAGACTATAATTGCAGATGTTGAATCACAATATGATTATATTGTAAATTTTAATAATGTTAATATTGATATAGCTGGAAATTATAATACTATTTTAGCGTTGGGTTCAGTAACTCCAAATCAGCATAGATATACAAGCAGTATTGATTGCAGACCAGATACATTAGAATGGGGAGTTTATCGTGGAGATAAATCAAGCAATAATACAGGAATAAATTTGGGGGTTACAAATATTAAAGCTGAAACGAGCAACAATGCAATTTTTTATCTTTTGCCAGCGTCAGTACACAGATGGACTGGAAGTGATTCTGTTGTTTCGACACCACCTTCACTTCCAGCAGCTACATATCATACAAATCCTGGAAGATATCAGATGTATTATCCTTCACCAGGAAATATCAAGTTCCAAAATGCAGGAACTGTAGAATTTGTTGGAAGTGGAAATGCTGGAGCATGGCTTGCTAGTTATGTTCCTGATAGAACTAAATTGAGTGGAGTCACTGGTGCATCTGGAAGTCAGATAGTTGATTTAGGAACTATAAATCTTTCAGGAGATAATAATGTAGGATATTATTTTACTGATAATAAAACTAATCCAGCAGGTAATGCTGTTTTTCAAGGTAAAGTTGTAGTGAAAGCTAATTTAGGAATAACATTAGATGGAACTTCTGGAGGAACAACTCAAAAAGGAACTGGAAATGATGGTTCAAACTCTAATGTAAAATCTGATAAGAATGTTGCTCTATATATAGCGTCTGGACAAAGAACAGATATGAATACTTTAAAAAATGGGTTTGCACAATATTTTCCAGCAACACTGTCTTTTACTATTGATAATGTGAATGCTTATGGAGATAAAATTGTGGGGCTTAAAAATGGTGATGATATTGGGGCATTTCAATTAGGAACTAATGCTTCAATCAATGATCCTATAAAAAACTTTGATTTATCAGAATTTCAAGTTACTTTTGGGAAATATTCAAAAGATTCAATCGGACTTGTTGCAAAAAATGGTTCAGTTATAGAATTGAATCCTTCAGGAATAATAACAGATAATGCTGTAAGTGGAGCTGAAAGCAATATTATGGTTTATGCTGAAGGAGTATGGTTCAATCCAAGAAAGGTCTTCAGTGGAGGAACATATGATAAAGAAGCATATGGTAGAGGAGAGAGCGTAACAGGGCAAAAATATATTTCTGATTTTAATACAGAGGTAAAAGTTGGTAAAAATATTACTATGAATAGTATAAAAAGTACAGCTTTATTTGCAAAAAGTGGAGCTAAAATAACAGGTAAAGACATTATTATGGATGGGTATAGCTCTAAAGGTGCTTTTGTACATGGAGTATATAATTATACTGCTGGAAGTATAGTAGATTCAAATGGAGCAAGTGCAAACATTCAGCCTGACACAACAATTATAATAGATAATATTACTGCTAAAGCAAATGGGGCACTGCCTGCTGATCAAAATAATAATATAGGAGCAGCCGCTATCTCTGGAGAGGGAGCTTCAAAAGGATTAGGAAATACCTCTGTTATAGTCAATGGAAAAATAGATGTTGCAGGTTTAGGTGCTTTTGCCAGAGGAGATAAAGCAACTGTTACTATATCAGGATCAGGAAGTAATATTATTAGTGGAGATAATGGAGCTTTGGTTGCAAAAGAAGGTGGGAAAATAAATTTTGGAGGAGGAACTATAGAGCATGAAGTAGAAAATAAACTTGCTTTTTTCTCTGAGAAAATAGGTTCTCAAGTTTCCAATATAAACTTTACAAATAATACAATTTTAAATATAAAAAAAGGTGTAGCTTTCTATGGAGATTCAAATGATTATTCCGCAGCAGGAAAGATTGGAACAGAAACAGGAAGATATACAGGAATGGGAAATCTGATAGTAAATTTAGCTGGTCATGGAGTAAATCTTGGAGTATTTAGAAATATTGATGTAACATGGGATGGATCAGCAACATATGTAAATGGATTAAAAACTATCCCTAAAGTTGCAGCTATAAATACAGGAGCATATTGGTATAAAAGCAGTTTGGATGGAGGAAAAATTTCAATTCAAACTAATGTAAATAGAGATAATATATCAACTGGAGTAACTTCTGGGGATGGTTTTAACGATATAATTATGGAAAGAAAAGAAGTTACTTTAAAATCCGGATATAACATAACTTCTGCTAATGGAAACAGTCTGCTTTTAGGATCAAATTCAACAGCAGCATTAAATACTGAATCTGGATATACTATTGAAGGAATTGTTGATATCAGTAACACACCAGGAAGTTCAACAACAGCAGCATACACAAGTTTTGGATATATAAATGTTGATTCATTAGGAAAACTTAAAGTTTCAGAGGGAATTGGAGCTTATGGAGTTAATGGAAGTAAAGTGATAAACAATGGAATAATAAAAGTTGCAAATTCAAGTAGTACAAATTCTGGAATAGGAATAGCTGTACTTGCAACAAATGCTTCTGGAACACCAGATACTTATGGAAAAAATGCAGGAAAAGCTGGACTATGGGGAGAGGTTATCAATAAGGGAACTATTGGTATAACTGGAACTCATGGAATAGGTATCTATATGGAAAATAATCATAATAGTGCTGCTAAAAGTCAGATGACTATGCATAATGAAGCTCCTATTACACTTGGAGATGATGGAAAAGGTATTGTAATAAGAAGCACTAATACCACTGGAGCTGGAGGAACTCTTACTCTTAAAGATTCTGGAAGTGGAAGAGATATCAAAGTAGGTAAAAATGGTGTTGGAATATATGCTCAAGGTTCTGATGTAAAAATGAATGGAAATTATGGAATAGAAATCCAAGAGGGAGGAGTAGCTCTTCAATCAGAAGGGAATACAATCATATCTCATACTAATGCAGCAGATAAACTTACAGTGGACTATGCTGGAACTTCAGGAGCAGGGAATACAGCTATAGGAATAGCTTTCAAAGGAACAACAGGAAATACTTTTAATAATAATATGAATATGGAAGTATTAAATACTAGTGGTGCAGAAACAATAGTAGGTATCTACGGAACAGGAGCAGGAACACTTACAAACTCTGGAGATATAACAGCCAAATCTACAGGATCTTATGGAATAATTTCTGAAGGTGTAAATGTAGTAAATACTGGAGTTGTAACAGTAGGAGACAGCTTAGCCCCAGTAAGTGGAGCAATAGGTATTTATGCTAAGGATGCATCTGTAGATACTGTTGGAAAAGATATTGTAATAGAGGGAAATGGAGACAGTTCAACAAGTGTACATCCTATTGGAATATATGCAAAGAGCAGTATTGCAGGAAATAGAGAGATAAAAGTTACTAATGGGTCTGCTCCAATGAGTGTTGCAGGAAAAGCTGGAATAGGAATATATGTAGAGGATACTATTGGAACAGCTTTAAGATTGAATAACTCATCAAATATAACTTTGGGAGATTCTTTATCAACAGCAGACAGAAGATTTGGAATATTTATGACAAATACTAAAAATACATTGAATGAAACAAGTGGAATAGTAAATGTAGGGAAAAATAATATAGGTATTTACAGTAAAGATTCTATACTTAAAAACAGTGGAACAATAAATGTTGTACATAATGAAGCTGGAACAGAAAATATAGGAGTTCACAATGTAACAGATAATGGAAACTTTACATTTAGTAACTCTGGAACGATAAATGTAAATGGAGTATCAAATATAGGTATCTCTGCTAAAACAACAGGAGCTCATCAGGGGATGATTGAATTAAATGGAGGAACTATAGTTGTAACAGCAGCAAGTCTTGCTGATGGAAATATTCCATTAGGAATATATGCATCAGGAAATAATATAACAGTATCTTCAATAGCTCCAAGCAATATAACAGCAGCTCCTAATGCTGTTGGAATATATATGGATGGAGATAATACTTCAAAAACAAGTGGGCTTATGAATCTTTCTCTTTCATCTGATACAGGTGGTAAAATGGGGATAGGAGCTTACTATAAAGGCGGCGCTTTTGCAGATACAGGAACAATGAAACTAAGCAGCACGTCTACAGCGCTAAGTGGATCAGATCCAGTAAGACCTATTGGGCTATACTATGGAACAGGTTCTGCACAAAATAAAACTGATATAGAAATTGTATCAGGAAGTGATGAAATCATAGGAATGTATGGTTCAACTTTGGCGCCGTTTACTAACAGCGGAAATATAACATTAAATGCTAAAGGAATAGGAGCGTACTTCATAGATACAGATGTAGCAAATAGTGGAAATGTAACAGTAAATATAGCTGATGGATATGGAATGTACTTCAAAGGAGGAGACTCTTCATCAACAGGTACTATAACATCAACAGGAAATAATTCTGTAGGGGTTATTGTAACTAAGGCAGGTTCTTCATTTACAAATAGTACAGGAGGAATAATAAATTCTGGAGGTTCATCATCAATTGGGGTGTATGCAGAAAATGGAGCTACATTTACAAATGCAGGAACTCTGAATTCTACTCTTGCAGGAGGAAGTATAGGAGCCTTTGCTAAAGGATCTACAATAGAAAATACAGGAACAATAGGTTCTCATTATCTTGGACTATATGGAAAAGATGCTTCAACTATCAACTATACATCTGGAACACTGACTGTCAATAGTGGTGTAGGAATACTTGCTGATGGAGGAAGTTCAGTAGTTAATCTTAATGGAGGAACTATAACAGGAACTGCTAATAATACTACATCAGTAGTTGGAAAAAATACTGGTATAGTAAATCTAAATGGAGCAAATATATCTCAGACTGGTTCTGGAACAGTAGGTATAGTATTAGATAGTGGAAGTTCAACATTAACAAGTGGAAATATATCTGTAGGAACAGGTGGAACAGGTGTATATGCAGAAAACAGTTCAGTAAATCTAGCAGGATACAGTGGAACTATTGCTATGGGAAATCAGGGAATAGCTATGTATTCTAAGGATTCAGCGCTGTCTTCTGGAACATTAAATGTAAACTATACTAATACTGCCAAGGGAGTAGGAATTTATTACGCGGGAACAAATCCAGTAACAAATAATATAACAGTAAACCATACAGGAGATAATCTTGTAAGTATATTTGCTGATGGAATATTTCTTACAAATACAGCAGCTCAAACTATCAATACTGATGGAATAGGAATATATGGAGACAATGGAGCAGCAGTTTCTAATCAGGGAACACTGGCTTTATCAGGAGATGATACAATAGGTATCTATTTAGATGGAGCAAGTTCTACAGTAACAAATATGGGAACTATAACAGGAACTCCATCAATTGTAGGAAATAAGATAGGAGTTTATGTAAATAGTGGAGATATAACAGGAAATACAGCATATAACTTTGATATTGATGGAGGAATAGGAATCTATCTGAAAAATAATGCTGTAAGCTATACAGGAACTATGTCAGTAACAGGAGATTCTACAGTAGCAAACAGAACAATAGGTATATATGTAGATCCATCTATTACTGGAACTCTTGGAGCAAAAATAAATGTAACAGGAGAAGATGCATTAGGTATATATCTTGCTGAAAACTTAGGAGTAGCAGCAAATATAACATACAATGGAGAACTTAACATTACATCTTCAAGTACAGCAAACAAAGGAATAGGAGCTTTACTTGAACAGGGAAGCACATTTACTTTAGGTGCTGGAGGAAAAGTAGATATAGGCGGAACAAATAACATGGGATTCTATGTTAAAAATGGAGCTAATCTTAATGTATCAGGAGGAACAGTAACAAATACAGCAGCAGGTATCTTTGCGTATTTGGATAATGGAAATCTTCATTTTACATCTGGAACTCCTGTAAATATTAATTTTGCCAATGTAATAGTATCAGGGGCACTAGGAAATATACTTAATGATACAGCTATAACTGTAGGAACAAGTGGACTGCAAGGAGACAGTGGAGCAACAATAACTAACTCTAACCTTGGAACTATCAATGGAAATGTAATAAATGCAAAAGCTATGGTAGGAACAGGAGTGGGAACTACTCTTACAAATGCTGGAACAATAAATCTTACTGGGAATACATCAATAGGAATGTATACTGAAAATTTTGCTGTTGGAACATCAACAGGACATGTATCAGTAGGAGATAAATCAGCAGCATACTATGTTGGAACTGATGGAACTATGAATATAAGCGGAACAGCTTCAGTTGGAGAAGACTCAACTTTACTATTTGGCGCTGGAGGAACAATCAACTACACAGGTGCTGATATAGTTATGAGCAATAAAAGTATAGCTCTTACACTTTCAGATTCAGCTTCTTTGGTAGATTTCAACAACAGAGAAGTGACAACTGGGACAGAGGGAACAGGAATATTTCTTACAGGAACAGGAGATATTTCTAAAGTGACAAACCTTGATAAATTAAATGTATCAAATAAATCAACTGGAATATTTATGGACAATAATGTAGCATTGAATACAGGAATAAAGATAGACCTTACAGGAACAGAAGCTATAGGAGTATTTACTACAAATAATGGAAATATAAACTATTCTGGAAATATAGACTCATCAACTGTAAAAAATAAAGGAATAATTAATACAGGTACAGGAACTACTGTAAATAGTGGAACTATGAAGCTTATGGGAGATTCAAGTATAGGTATGTATAGCGAAAATGGAACTATGATAAACAACTCATCAATAGAAGTAGGAAATGGAGCTTATACAGGACTGATACTTAATTCAGCAGTGGCTATGTATGGTAAAAATGTAACTTCTGTATCAAACACTGGAAATATAGAAATAGGAAAAGATGCAGTAGGGATATTTGGAGAAAATACTGTTGTAACAAACAGCAATTTTATTCAAAGTACAGGAGCAAAGAGTACGGGAATCTATGGACTTCAGGGAAGTGCATCAAATGCTGGAAATATAGGATTAGGAGATAGTTCTAATGGTATATTTGTAAAAAATGGAACTATGATAACAAATACAGGAAATATAACAGTGGGAAATACTAATTCAGCTGGAATCTATGGAGCAGGAACTACTTCAGTAGATCATAACAGCGGAACAATAACTGCTGGAAAAGAATCTGTTGGAATAGCTACAGAAAATGGAAATATAACAGTAGCAAATGGGGCTGTTATCAATGTAGGAACAGATTCATCATATATCTATTCTGCTTCAGGAACAGGAACAAATAATACTAATCTGTCATTAAGCGATCATAGTATAGGGATGTATACAAAATCAGGAACTATGATAAATAATGCTAATATAACAGTAGGAAAATCAACTGTAGTATCAGGACTGCCTCCAAAAATTTCTGTAGGAATGGCAGCTGAATCAGGAATTGTAGAAAATTCTTCTTTGGGATATATATATGTACCTAATGACCATGGAGTAGGAATGGTAGCAAATGATGGAGGCCATGGAATAAATAGAGGAAATATCAAGGTAGATGGAAAACTTGCTTATGGAATGCAGGCAACTAAGTATTCAACATTGGAAAACTATGGATTAATTACAGTAGATGGGGCAAATTCAAGAGGAATGGCAGCTACTGATAATTCAATAGTAAGAAACCATACTACAGGAACTATTACAGTAAATGGAGCAGACAGTGAAGGAATCTATGCAGACTATAAAGCAACAGTTGAAAACTATGGAACAATAAATGTAAATGGAGCAGGAAGAACAGGAATATATTTAGGTACTGATGGAGTTCTTCTTAATAAAGGAACTATAAACATATCAGGAGGAGAAGGAGTAGTAGAAGGTAGTGGAAGTCTGACAAATGTTGGAGATATAACTATCAATGGACCAACAGCTTCAATAGATGGAGTAACTATTACAAATACAGGAACAATAACAGTAAATGGAGCGCTTGATTTTGGAACTATAACTTTAGGAAGTACAGCAGGACATATAGGAACAATAAATGCTGAATCATTTAATAAAGGGCAGTTCATAGTTCTTCCAAATGTAACTCAAGGAAGCAATCATGATATGTATACAGTACAATATCTAAATGGAATTACAAATGTACCAAATCATGGATCTATAACAGCAATATCTCATTCAGTTTCATTTATAGCAGATGTACAAAAAGATGATACTGATCCTAATCTAATAAGAATAGTAATGGTAAAGATACCATATAAGAAACTTCTTTCAGGAACAGAAGCTATAGAGTTTGGAAAAGGATTGGATGAAATATATGCTGGAGCAGCAAATAAAGAACTTGAAATGTTTGATGCGCTGGATATGATATCAGATAAAGATGAACTTGGAGCAACATTTGATAATGAACTTAGAGGAAATGTATATGCAAACATCCAAACTAGAATGTTGGATATTAACGAAGTATTCACTACATCATATGAAAATTTAAAAAATAACAGACTTTATTCAAGAGAAACTCTGAAGATAGGAGCTATCATGACTGGAGGAGAAACAAAGAGCAAAAGAGCAGGAGTGGAAGATTATGAATCTAAATCTCTTGGAACAATGATATTAAAAGAGTATGATCATATGAAATATGGAAGAATATCTAACTGGAGTGTAGGATTTACACAGACTAAATTTGATTTTGACCCTGGATCAAAAGAAACAGTTTACTCACTAAATGCAGGAGTAGGATTTGAAGACTATATAAAAGATAGTAAAAATTTGAAATACTACACAAGAGGAGAGATAAGTGTAAATCATCATGAGACAGACAGAAAGATACATTTGAGCAGTGGAACATATGAGAATACAGGAAAATTCTGGTCAGGAACAGTGGAATGGAAAAATAAATTAAGATATGACATCCCATTGGATAGTGAAAAAATAAATCTTGGAGTATTTGGAACATTCAACTTAGGATATGGAAAGTTTGAAGATTTCAAAGAAAGTGGAGATGGAATAGAACTGGATATAGAGTCAAGAGATATGTACATAGTAAGACCAGGAGTAGGAGCAGATATAGCTTTCAATAAATATGCACAGTCAGGAAAATATAGTCTGATAGGAAAAGCAACAGCAGAGTATGAACTGGGAAAAGTATATGATGGAGCAAACAAGGCGAAAATCAAAAATACAGATGCAGGATACTATGACTTAGAAAAACCAAAGAAAGTAAAAGATATAATAAAAATAGGCGCAGAGCTTAAATATGAGACAAGAGAAGGACACAGCATAGGCTTTGAAGTAACAAGACAGGAAGGAAGCATAGATGCAACTAGATATGGAGTAAATCTAATGTATAGATTCTAA
- a CDS encoding DUF1667 domain-containing protein, with product MERNMICIVCPLGCHLTVNTDTLEVTGNSCPRGEKYGKEELTAPKRVITSTVKITGGIHNRVPVKTNDSIPKELNFKCMEFLKDVELKSPVKKGDVVIKNIFDTGVDVVVTRDM from the coding sequence ATGGAAAGAAATATGATATGTATAGTTTGTCCTTTGGGATGTCATCTTACAGTGAACACAGATACTCTTGAAGTAACTGGAAACAGCTGCCCAAGGGGAGAAAAATATGGAAAAGAAGAACTTACAGCCCCTAAAAGAGTAATAACTTCCACAGTAAAAATAACAGGTGGAATACATAACAGAGTTCCTGTAAAAACTAATGACTCTATTCCTAAAGAATTAAATTTTAAATGTATGGAATTTTTAAAAGATGTTGAATTGAAATCTCCAGTAAAAAAAGGAGATGTAGTTATAAAAAATATATTTGATACAGGTGTAGATGTAGTTGTAACAAGAGATATGTAA